In Rhizobium sp. N324, a single genomic region encodes these proteins:
- the lpxK gene encoding tetraacyldisaccharide 4'-kinase: MISEAPPFWWRKADWRAWLLLPVSFLYGRIAGHRMAHARRASVAIPVICIGNFTVGGAGKTPTALTIARAAKAKGLKPGFLSRGYGGSLDVTTMVDPDHHRAVAVGDEPLLLAREALTVISRRRVDGAQRLVAEGADLIIMDDGFQSARLAIDYALLVIDATRGLGNGHIVPGGPVRAPIRQQLRSATALLKVGGGNAADRIVRMAARAAKPYFTASLKVRGDNTLAGMKVLAFAGIADPAKFFRTVESRGAEIAVAKTFGDHEHLTEEEIDDILTTAERQGLAIVTTSKDFVRLSGHLGKAAQLAEKCRVIEVDMVFEDHLAPSLIIDRAIVACRERRLREMKAKS; the protein is encoded by the coding sequence ATGATATCCGAAGCGCCGCCGTTCTGGTGGAGGAAAGCCGATTGGCGGGCCTGGCTGCTGTTGCCGGTTTCCTTTCTCTACGGCCGCATCGCCGGCCACCGCATGGCCCATGCGCGCCGCGCCTCCGTTGCCATTCCGGTCATCTGTATCGGCAATTTCACCGTCGGCGGCGCCGGCAAGACGCCGACGGCGCTGACCATTGCGCGCGCCGCCAAGGCGAAAGGGCTGAAACCCGGCTTTCTCAGCCGCGGTTACGGCGGCTCTCTGGATGTGACCACGATGGTCGATCCCGATCACCACCGGGCGGTTGCCGTCGGCGATGAGCCGCTGCTGCTTGCCCGGGAAGCGCTGACGGTGATTTCCCGCCGGCGCGTCGATGGGGCTCAGCGCCTGGTGGCGGAGGGCGCCGATCTCATCATCATGGACGACGGTTTCCAGAGCGCCCGGCTGGCGATCGACTATGCCCTGCTGGTGATTGACGCGACCCGCGGCCTCGGCAACGGCCACATCGTGCCCGGCGGCCCGGTGCGCGCCCCGATCCGCCAGCAGCTTCGGTCTGCGACAGCGCTGTTGAAGGTCGGCGGCGGCAATGCCGCCGACCGGATCGTCCGCATGGCGGCGCGCGCCGCAAAGCCCTATTTCACCGCATCGCTGAAAGTGCGCGGCGACAACACGCTTGCCGGCATGAAGGTGCTCGCCTTCGCCGGCATCGCCGATCCCGCCAAATTCTTCCGCACGGTCGAATCGCGCGGCGCCGAGATCGCCGTCGCCAAGACCTTCGGCGACCACGAGCACCTGACCGAGGAGGAGATCGACGACATCCTGACGACCGCCGAGCGTCAAGGTCTCGCGATCGTCACGACATCCAAGGATTTCGTCCGCCTCTCCGGCCATCTCGGCAAGGCGGCACAGCTCGCCGAAAAGTGCCGGGTGATCGAGGTCGACATGGTCTTCGAGGATCACCTCGCCCCGAGCCTGATCATCGACCGGGCGATCGTCGCCTGCCGCGAGCGGCGGCTGCGGGAGATGAAGGCGAAAAGCTAA
- a CDS encoding DUF2093 domain-containing protein has translation MNLFEGHGNREAKIRYLDGDFQIVSPGSYVICAMTGKQIPLDELRYWSVARQEPYADVISAIEADKRAGVLPNQRR, from the coding sequence ATGAATTTGTTCGAAGGGCATGGAAACCGCGAGGCGAAGATCCGCTATCTCGATGGCGATTTCCAGATTGTCTCGCCCGGCTCCTATGTCATTTGTGCGATGACCGGAAAACAGATCCCGCTCGACGAGCTGCGTTACTGGAGCGTCGCCCGCCAGGAACCCTATGCCGACGTGATCTCGGCGATCGAAGCCGACAAACGCGCCGGCGTATTGCCGAACCAGCGGCGATAA
- the mutL gene encoding DNA mismatch repair endonuclease MutL: MAIRQLSETLINQIAAGEVIERPASAAKELIENALDAGATRIEIATSGGGKALLRVSDNGSGMDAADLELAVRRHCTSKLSDTLEDIRTLGFRGEALPSIGSVARLSIASRRRDSTGGHEIAVNAGKIAHLRPAAANPGTIVEVRDLFFATPARLKFLKTEKAEAGAITEIVKRMAIAFPAVRFVLSGSDRTTLEFPATGDDHLARMAQVLGKDFRDNAIALDAVREEISLTGFTGVPTFNRGNSAHQYAFVNGRPVQDKLILSAIRGAYAETIPSGRYPVAVLSIRLDPALVDVNVHPAKSDVRFRDPGLVRGLIVGAIREALARDGSRAATTGASDMLRAFRPGFQSYAQRPQTAWSAETSPSRPYQTASGLGERPQASFDGLSMPTARAEPQFSPQPAAAEPASGETTGRYPLGAARAQIHANYIVAQTEDGLVIVDQHAAHERLVFEAMRKALHSKRLASQVLLIPEIIDIPEEDCDRLMQHAAELSELGLAIERFGPGAIAVRETPAMLGEVDAHGLIRQLADEIAEWDTASGLSAKLEYVAATMACHGSVRSGRRLRPEEMNALLREMEVTPGSGQCNHGRPTYIELKLSDIERLFGRS; encoded by the coding sequence ATGGCCATCAGACAGCTTTCCGAAACGCTCATCAACCAGATCGCCGCCGGCGAAGTCATCGAACGGCCGGCGAGCGCCGCCAAGGAACTGATCGAAAACGCGCTCGATGCCGGCGCCACGCGCATCGAGATCGCCACATCGGGCGGCGGCAAGGCGCTGCTGCGGGTCAGCGACAACGGCTCGGGCATGGACGCGGCCGATCTGGAGCTGGCGGTCCGGCGCCACTGCACCTCGAAGCTCTCGGATACGCTCGAGGATATCCGCACGCTCGGCTTCCGCGGCGAGGCGCTGCCCTCGATCGGCTCGGTCGCCAGGCTCAGCATCGCCAGCCGGAGGCGCGACAGCACCGGCGGCCACGAGATCGCCGTCAATGCCGGCAAGATCGCGCATTTGCGCCCGGCCGCCGCCAATCCCGGCACGATCGTCGAAGTGCGCGACCTGTTCTTCGCGACCCCCGCCCGGCTGAAATTCCTGAAGACCGAAAAGGCCGAGGCCGGCGCCATCACCGAGATCGTCAAGCGCATGGCGATCGCCTTTCCCGCCGTGCGCTTCGTGCTGTCGGGCTCGGACCGCACGACGCTGGAATTTCCAGCGACCGGCGACGACCATCTGGCGCGCATGGCGCAGGTGCTCGGCAAGGACTTCCGCGACAACGCCATTGCGCTCGACGCCGTGCGCGAGGAGATTTCGCTCACCGGCTTTACCGGCGTGCCGACCTTCAACCGCGGCAACTCCGCCCACCAATATGCCTTCGTCAATGGCCGGCCGGTGCAGGACAAGCTGATCCTGTCGGCCATCCGCGGCGCCTATGCCGAGACGATTCCCTCCGGGCGCTATCCGGTGGCGGTGCTGTCGATCAGACTCGATCCGGCACTCGTCGACGTCAACGTGCATCCGGCCAAATCCGACGTTCGGTTCCGCGACCCCGGCCTGGTGCGCGGCCTGATCGTCGGCGCCATCCGCGAGGCCCTGGCGCGCGACGGCAGCCGGGCGGCAACGACCGGTGCCAGCGACATGCTGCGCGCCTTCCGTCCCGGATTTCAGTCCTATGCGCAGCGGCCGCAGACGGCATGGTCTGCCGAGACCTCGCCCTCCCGGCCCTACCAGACGGCAAGCGGTCTCGGTGAACGGCCGCAGGCCTCCTTCGACGGGCTGTCGATGCCGACGGCGCGGGCAGAACCGCAGTTTTCGCCGCAGCCGGCAGCAGCCGAACCGGCCTCCGGCGAAACAACTGGGCGCTATCCGCTCGGCGCCGCACGGGCCCAGATCCACGCCAACTATATCGTCGCCCAGACCGAGGACGGGCTTGTCATCGTCGACCAGCATGCCGCCCATGAGCGGCTGGTCTTCGAGGCGATGCGCAAGGCGCTGCATTCCAAGCGGCTCGCCTCGCAGGTGCTGCTCATCCCCGAGATCATCGACATTCCGGAAGAGGATTGCGACCGGCTGATGCAGCATGCGGCCGAGCTTTCGGAGCTTGGCCTGGCGATCGAGCGTTTCGGTCCCGGGGCGATTGCCGTGCGTGAGACGCCGGCGATGCTCGGCGAGGTCGACGCCCATGGCCTGATCCGCCAGCTTGCCGACGAGATTGCCGAATGGGACACGGCGTCGGGCCTGTCGGCCAAGCTCGAATATGTGGCGGCGACCATGGCCTGCCACGGATCGGTGCGCTCCGGCCGGCGGCTGCGGCCGGAGGAAATGAACGCGCTGTTGAGAGAAATGGAAGTCACGCCCGGCTCCGGTCAGTGCAATCACGGCCGGCCGACCTATATCGAATTGAAGCTCAGCGATATCGAGCGGCTTTTCGGCAGAAGCTAA
- a CDS encoding response regulator: protein MSAGFEKADPSSEADGISAGADLQTALFDVVCDSLSAAFIIYDKNDHLIFASRQTLEFFPLPLEMLKPGTRLRDFLGAVYDTGIRQQYDVKQRGSLSREDWLSQKIASHWRERFESVERHGTDSWVRFAKRRLPGGYGVTIISDISEDKKREEQWRSDLERVQLTEDILDNLPFPLFVKDRNLTYVAVNLAFCEKYQTTADEVLGRKSSDLFSEEIAKRFEESDRHVLETGEMSISRQRQISRDGIERDIVSRKHRIGKPGRYFLVSTMQDLPRDGADLEEFGRASAITTSSNQSYRRAYVPVPSAVERREPAAMEAIVPENFSGRKVLVVTADLAAETAALRTLSKYGFESCSVRGEDEEERFLEIASSSGISLDLLIIDNQMGMRCLELSEQYGIPALVMDGFQIANELTFQIARHFNRNSRNSGAGADTDWEISISEDVVGLQVLVAEDNDINQIVFSQILEGLGYRHMIAATGDEAVRLWAEHRPQIVLMDISLPGFNGFEAARLIRQMEETGGGGRTPIIGVLTQAFERDRAECVKAGMDDVIMKPVSPDMLEAVFQRHLMDEVMRARG from the coding sequence ATGAGTGCCGGCTTCGAAAAGGCGGACCCATCATCGGAAGCCGACGGGATTTCCGCCGGGGCCGATCTGCAGACGGCGCTTTTCGATGTGGTGTGCGACAGCCTTTCGGCAGCTTTCATCATCTATGACAAGAACGATCATCTGATCTTCGCCAGCCGCCAAACGCTGGAATTCTTCCCGCTGCCGCTGGAGATGCTGAAGCCCGGCACGCGGCTTCGCGATTTCCTCGGCGCGGTCTACGACACCGGCATTCGCCAGCAATATGACGTGAAGCAGCGCGGCTCGCTCAGCCGCGAGGACTGGCTGTCGCAGAAGATCGCCTCGCATTGGCGCGAGCGCTTCGAATCCGTCGAGCGCCACGGCACCGACAGCTGGGTCCGTTTCGCCAAACGCAGGCTGCCCGGCGGTTACGGCGTCACCATCATTTCCGATATTTCCGAGGACAAGAAGCGCGAAGAGCAATGGCGCTCGGATCTGGAACGGGTGCAGCTCACCGAGGACATTCTCGACAACCTGCCTTTCCCGCTCTTCGTCAAGGACCGCAACCTCACCTATGTCGCGGTCAACCTCGCCTTCTGCGAGAAATATCAGACGACTGCCGACGAGGTGCTCGGGCGCAAGAGCAGCGATCTTTTTTCGGAAGAGATCGCCAAGCGCTTCGAAGAGAGCGACCGTCATGTGCTGGAGACCGGCGAGATGTCCATCTCCCGCCAGCGGCAGATCTCCCGCGACGGCATCGAGCGCGACATCGTCAGCCGCAAGCACCGCATCGGCAAACCGGGCCGCTATTTCCTGGTGTCGACCATGCAGGACCTGCCGCGCGACGGCGCCGATCTCGAGGAGTTCGGCCGGGCCTCGGCGATCACGACCTCGAGCAATCAAAGCTATCGCCGCGCCTATGTGCCGGTGCCGAGCGCCGTCGAACGCCGCGAGCCGGCGGCGATGGAAGCGATCGTTCCGGAGAATTTCTCCGGCCGCAAGGTGCTGGTCGTCACCGCCGACCTCGCCGCCGAGACCGCCGCGCTGCGGACGCTGTCGAAATACGGGTTCGAATCCTGCTCGGTCCGCGGCGAGGACGAGGAGGAGCGGTTCCTGGAAATCGCCAGCTCCTCCGGCATCTCGCTCGATCTTTTGATCATCGACAACCAGATGGGCATGCGCTGCCTCGAACTGTCAGAGCAATACGGCATCCCGGCGCTTGTCATGGACGGTTTCCAGATCGCCAACGAGCTCACCTTCCAGATCGCCCGCCACTTCAACCGCAACAGCCGCAACAGCGGCGCCGGTGCGGATACGGATTGGGAAATCAGCATTTCCGAAGACGTCGTCGGCCTGCAGGTTCTCGTTGCCGAAGACAACGATATCAACCAGATAGTTTTTTCGCAGATCCTCGAAGGCCTCGGCTATCGCCATATGATCGCGGCGACCGGCGACGAGGCCGTGCGCCTCTGGGCCGAGCACCGGCCGCAGATCGTGCTGATGGATATTTCGCTGCCGGGCTTCAACGGCTTCGAGGCCGCCCGCCTCATCCGGCAGATGGAGGAAACCGGCGGGGGAGGCCGCACGCCGATTATCGGCGTGCTCACCCAGGCCTTCGAACGAGACCGCGCCGAATGCGTCAAAGCGGGCATGGACGATGTCATCATGAAACCCGTCAGCCCGGATATGCTCGAGGCCGTCTTTCAGCGGCATCTGATGGATGAGGTCATGCGAGCGCGCGGCTGA
- a CDS encoding putative bifunctional diguanylate cyclase/phosphodiesterase, giving the protein MMKSADMAFLTVGQNELQAMAYTDPLTGLGNRNRMREKVLQISSERASDPAPFTIGIANLDSFKPINDLFGSTAGDEILCQVAHRLRACIPDGALVTRHDGDEFAFVLPLIFERASAEKFGQMIREVLSAPYDLGDRNVRLSASLGFAIYPFAGEDCEELLKSAETALYRSKRRGRGQITVYSREIAQEMKRATQLEQALRNAIISDAIDVHFQPIVSLSNNQVVGFEALARWNDPDLGFVSPGVFVPLAEERGFIDALSEALLRKAAEAALSWPRELFLSFNLSSAQLMDPGTSGSVLSILGRVGFDPHRLELEITETAVMSSADTAHRIIADLRAAGVRISLDDFGTGQSSLGRLRDFIFDKIKIDRAFVSRINSDRASEHIIKAILTMCDGLELEVVAEGIEDYAEAVKLRTLGCGMGQGYHFGRPADGIATLRFLHENYYDPAMVERVSA; this is encoded by the coding sequence ATGATGAAATCGGCGGACATGGCTTTCTTGACCGTCGGTCAGAATGAGCTTCAGGCAATGGCCTATACCGATCCGCTGACCGGATTGGGAAACCGCAATCGCATGCGGGAAAAGGTCCTGCAGATCTCGTCCGAGCGCGCCAGCGATCCGGCCCCCTTCACCATCGGTATCGCCAATCTCGACAGTTTCAAGCCGATCAACGATCTCTTCGGCTCCACCGCCGGCGATGAAATCCTCTGCCAGGTCGCCCATCGCCTCAGAGCCTGCATCCCGGATGGCGCGCTGGTTACCCGCCATGACGGCGATGAATTCGCCTTCGTGCTGCCGTTGATTTTCGAGCGGGCGAGTGCCGAGAAATTCGGCCAGATGATCCGCGAAGTGCTGTCGGCTCCCTATGACCTCGGCGACCGCAACGTCCGTCTCTCCGCCTCGCTCGGCTTTGCCATCTACCCGTTCGCCGGAGAAGATTGCGAGGAATTGCTGAAGAGCGCCGAAACCGCCCTCTACCGCTCCAAGCGCCGCGGCCGCGGCCAGATCACCGTCTATTCGCGCGAGATCGCCCAGGAAATGAAACGCGCGACGCAACTGGAGCAGGCGCTCAGAAACGCCATCATATCAGACGCGATCGACGTGCATTTCCAGCCGATCGTCTCGCTCTCCAATAATCAGGTCGTCGGCTTCGAGGCGCTTGCCCGCTGGAACGATCCCGATCTGGGCTTCGTCTCGCCCGGCGTCTTCGTGCCGCTCGCCGAAGAGCGCGGCTTCATCGATGCGCTGTCGGAAGCGCTGCTGCGCAAGGCGGCGGAAGCCGCCCTCTCCTGGCCGCGCGAACTCTTCCTGTCGTTCAATCTCTCGTCGGCCCAGTTGATGGATCCGGGCACCAGCGGCAGCGTCCTGTCGATCCTCGGCCGCGTCGGCTTCGATCCGCATCGCCTGGAACTTGAAATTACCGAGACGGCGGTGATGAGCTCGGCCGATACCGCCCACCGCATCATCGCCGACCTGCGCGCCGCCGGCGTGCGCATTTCGCTCGACGATTTCGGCACCGGCCAGTCGAGCCTCGGGCGCCTGCGCGACTTCATCTTCGACAAGATCAAGATCGATCGTGCCTTCGTCTCCCGAATCAATTCCGACCGTGCCTCCGAACACATCATCAAGGCGATCCTGACCATGTGCGACGGCCTGGAACTGGAAGTGGTGGCTGAGGGCATCGAGGATTATGCCGAGGCGGTGAAGCTGCGCACGCTCGGCTGCGGCATGGGTCAGGGCTATCACTTCGGCCGCCCGGCCGACGGCATCGCCACGCTGCGTTTCCTGCACGAGAATTACTACGATCCAGCGATGGTGGAGCGTGTCAGCGCATAG
- a CDS encoding PRC-barrel domain-containing protein: MTRKLLTTVAAGALFATAFAPAAFSQAAPQPADPAAPTQAAPADPAAPKPPVTPDVTKPAGDAAQAPAPAPTADTAQAGYITEQAPDQISANTYIGQSVYNGNNESIGSVNDLIMKKDGGLVAAIVGVGGFLGIGEKNVAVPMDKITVAQNTQDGSVKLTTSETAESLKAAPEFKTLAMQSAEKAPAATGTDTTATGSTTPK; encoded by the coding sequence ATGACACGCAAACTCTTGACGACCGTTGCCGCTGGCGCACTGTTTGCCACGGCTTTCGCACCGGCGGCATTCTCGCAGGCGGCCCCGCAGCCGGCAGATCCAGCCGCGCCGACACAGGCGGCACCCGCCGATCCGGCAGCGCCGAAACCGCCGGTCACCCCTGACGTGACCAAGCCCGCCGGCGATGCGGCACAGGCTCCGGCCCCGGCACCGACGGCAGACACGGCCCAGGCCGGTTATATCACCGAGCAGGCTCCGGACCAGATCAGCGCCAATACCTATATCGGCCAGTCGGTCTATAACGGCAACAATGAAAGCATCGGCAGCGTCAACGATCTGATCATGAAGAAGGATGGCGGCCTGGTCGCCGCGATCGTTGGTGTGGGCGGCTTCCTCGGCATCGGTGAAAAGAACGTCGCCGTCCCGATGGACAAGATCACCGTCGCCCAGAACACCCAGGACGGCAGCGTCAAGCTGACGACAAGCGAAACGGCTGAATCGCTGAAGGCCGCGCCTGAGTTCAAGACGCTGGCCATGCAGTCAGCCGAAAAGGCTCCGGCTGCGACCGGCACCGATACCACGGCAACCGGCTCGACTACGCCCAAGTAG
- a CDS encoding SMP-30/gluconolactonase/LRE family protein, with protein sequence MTDIYEFEGKTLCNTNSVLGEGPTYDPDSNTVWWFNILGKELHELNLSSGAKKVHPLPAMASVLARIDAGRQLIATEEGLFVRDVASGNLTFYAALENDRPENRSNDGRTHPSGALWIGTMSKRAENQAGAIYHVAGGKVTKIFNGISIPNSICFSPDGTIGYYTDSRLNRLMRVMVDPQTGLPSGEPIVLVDSADEPGDIDGSVVDADGYIWNSRWGAGVVDRYNPDGLRISRYKVPAVQPSCPAFIGVNADRLAVTTAWEGLDEDARSAQPSAGALLELGIEVKGVFDPVYVI encoded by the coding sequence ATGACCGATATCTACGAGTTCGAGGGCAAGACCCTTTGCAACACCAATTCCGTTCTCGGCGAAGGCCCGACCTATGATCCGGACAGCAATACCGTCTGGTGGTTCAACATCCTCGGCAAGGAACTGCACGAGCTCAATCTTTCCAGCGGCGCCAAAAAGGTGCATCCGCTGCCTGCCATGGCGAGCGTGCTGGCCCGTATCGACGCCGGACGGCAGCTGATCGCGACCGAGGAAGGACTTTTCGTGCGCGATGTGGCGAGCGGCAATCTGACCTTCTATGCCGCGCTCGAAAACGACCGCCCGGAAAACCGCTCGAACGACGGCCGCACCCATCCCTCCGGTGCGCTGTGGATCGGCACGATGAGCAAGCGGGCGGAAAACCAGGCCGGCGCCATCTATCATGTCGCCGGCGGCAAGGTGACGAAGATCTTCAACGGCATCAGCATCCCGAATTCGATCTGCTTCTCGCCTGACGGCACGATCGGCTATTATACCGACTCCCGTCTCAACCGGCTGATGCGCGTCATGGTCGATCCGCAGACCGGCCTGCCCTCCGGCGAGCCGATCGTGCTGGTCGACAGCGCCGACGAACCCGGCGATATCGACGGCTCGGTGGTCGATGCCGACGGCTATATCTGGAATTCGCGCTGGGGTGCCGGCGTCGTCGATCGTTACAATCCCGACGGGCTGCGCATCTCGCGCTACAAGGTTCCCGCCGTCCAGCCCTCCTGCCCCGCCTTCATCGGCGTCAATGCCGACCGGCTGGCGGTGACGACCGCCTGGGAAGGTCTCGACGAGGATGCGCGTTCGGCGCAACCCAGCGCCGGCGCGCTGCTGGAACTCGGCATCGAAGTCAAAGGCGTGTTCGATCCGGTCTATGTGATCTGA
- a CDS encoding 2-dehydro-3-deoxy-6-phosphogalactonate aldolase, with protein MNRIPFPDMKRPLIAILRGIRPDETESVVGALIDNGLTAIEIPLNSPDPFKSIEIAAKMAPAEVLIGAGTVLTIEAVDSLHTAGGTLLVTPNVEPEVIIRARQYGMVTMPGVFTPTEALAAARAGATGLKFFPASVLGPSGITAIRAILPPELTIAAVGGVSDKNFGDYTKAGIFAFGLGTSLYKPGMTAAEVAERAKATIYAYDAAIGSVSV; from the coding sequence ATGAACCGTATCCCCTTCCCCGACATGAAGCGTCCGCTGATCGCCATCCTTCGCGGCATCCGGCCCGACGAAACCGAAAGCGTCGTCGGCGCCTTGATCGACAACGGCCTGACGGCGATCGAGATCCCGCTGAATTCGCCGGACCCGTTCAAATCGATCGAGATCGCCGCCAAGATGGCTCCGGCAGAGGTGCTGATCGGCGCCGGCACGGTGCTGACGATCGAGGCGGTCGACAGCCTGCATACGGCCGGCGGCACGCTGCTCGTCACGCCGAACGTCGAGCCCGAGGTGATCATCCGGGCACGCCAATACGGTATGGTGACGATGCCCGGCGTCTTCACGCCGACGGAGGCGCTCGCCGCCGCGCGCGCCGGCGCCACCGGTCTCAAATTCTTTCCGGCGAGCGTGCTCGGGCCTTCCGGCATCACGGCGATCCGGGCAATCCTGCCGCCGGAGCTGACGATTGCCGCCGTCGGCGGTGTGTCGGACAAGAATTTCGGCGATTATACCAAGGCCGGCATCTTCGCTTTCGGCCTCGGCACCAGCCTCTACAAGCCGGGAATGACCGCGGCGGAGGTTGCCGAGCGCGCCAAGGCGACCATTTACGCCTATGATGCAGCCATTGGGAGCGTGAGCGTATGA